TTGCCGATTTCATACTCGCTCAGACGCTCGCTTCTCCCACTGCCGAAGCTGATATATATATAAGCGAAGAAAAGGGCGTTGAAACCGTTGACGATGCAATAAACGGAGCATTGGACATTATTTCCGAAACGGTTTCGGATGATGCGGATCTACGCAAAAAGCTGTATGCGGAGTATACGGGTCATGCACTGATAGTATCAAAAGCCACCGATGAAAAAGCTGAAACCGTTTATAAGAATTATTATGATTACAGCGAGCTTGCGTGTAAGATACCTCCGCACAGACTTCTCGCACTTGACAGAGGAGAACGTGAGGATGCGCTCAAGGTCAGCATTGAGCCGGAAGAACAGTATGTTATGAAGCATATCTACAGAGCGTATGTGAAAGCGGAAAACGATTGCGGACGGCTGGTGCGCTCAGCTTGTGACGACAGCTTCAAGCGTCTTATCCACCCTTCGCTTGAAAGACGTCTCAGAAACGAGCTTACCGAGAAAGCGTGTGACAGCAGTATACACACATTTTCGGACAACCTAAGACAGCTTCTTATGCAGCCGCCTGTGAAGAACAGCGTTGCTCTCGGCTTCGATCCCGGCTACAGAACAGGCTGTAAGGTAGCCGTTGTTGATGCTACAGGCAAGGTTCTTGACACATCGGTAGTGTATCCGACACCCCCGAAGAGCGATATTGCAGGAGCGGAAAGAATAATCAAAAACCTTATCGAAAAGCACAAGGTCGATATTATCGCTATAGGAAACGGTACGGCAAGCCACGAGAGTGAAGTGTTTATGGCAGATCTGTTAAAGAAGATTGACAGAAAGGTAAGCTATATGGTCGTATCCGAGGCAGGCGCAAGCGTATACTCGGCAAGCAAGCTGGCGGCTGAGGAATTCCCCGAATATGATGTTTCACTGCGTAGTGCCGTATCTATCGCAAGACGGCTTCAGGATCCGCTTGCAGAGCTTGTTAAGATAGACCCGAAAGCAATCGGTGTAGGTCAGTATCAGCACGATATGCCGCCCGCAAAACTGTCGGACGCTCTGGGCGGAGTAGTAGAGGACAGCGTAAACAGCGTCGGCGTGGATCTTAATACCGCCTCGGTTTCACTTCTCGGATATGTTGCAGGCATCAATTCCGCCGTTGCAAAGAACATAGTTACATACAGAGAAGAAAACGGTGTGTTCACTAACCGTAAGGAGCTTTTGAAGGTGTCGAAGCTTGGCAAGAAGGCTTACGAACAGTGTGCAGGCTTTATGCGTATACACGGCGGTAAATATCCGCTTGACAACACTTCAGTACACCCCGAAAGCTATAAGGCGGCAGAAGCACTGCTTGAAAAGTGCGGATTTAAGCTTGCAGATGTTTCCGGCGGTA
This window of the [Eubacterium] siraeum genome carries:
- a CDS encoding RNA-binding transcriptional accessory protein; this encodes MDILKQLAEEFKIRNTQVENTVKLIDDGNTIPFISRYRKEMTGGLDDQLLRELSERLTYLRNLESRKEEVKSLIESGGNLTDKITQDLLNAKTLAEVEDIYRPFKPKRKTRAGIAKEKGLQPLADFILAQTLASPTAEADIYISEEKGVETVDDAINGALDIISETVSDDADLRKKLYAEYTGHALIVSKATDEKAETVYKNYYDYSELACKIPPHRLLALDRGEREDALKVSIEPEEQYVMKHIYRAYVKAENDCGRLVRSACDDSFKRLIHPSLERRLRNELTEKACDSSIHTFSDNLRQLLMQPPVKNSVALGFDPGYRTGCKVAVVDATGKVLDTSVVYPTPPKSDIAGAERIIKNLIEKHKVDIIAIGNGTASHESEVFMADLLKKIDRKVSYMVVSEAGASVYSASKLAAEEFPEYDVSLRSAVSIARRLQDPLAELVKIDPKAIGVGQYQHDMPPAKLSDALGGVVEDSVNSVGVDLNTASVSLLGYVAGINSAVAKNIVTYREENGVFTNRKELLKVSKLGKKAYEQCAGFMRIHGGKYPLDNTSVHPESYKAAEALLEKCGFKLADVSGGIPSIKEQVRAIGVKKLSDELGIGEMTLADITNELAKPGRDPRDELPPPLLRTDVADINSLKPGMILDGTVRNVIDFGVFVDIGVHQDGLVHISQICDKYIKHPLEVVKVGDIVKVKVLDIDPAKKRISLTMKGV